In Mercenaria mercenaria strain notata chromosome 13, MADL_Memer_1, whole genome shotgun sequence, the DNA window AACATCTGCCAGTTTCTCTAGagtatctatataaatatatcagaTCATCAGTGAGCCTGCTCGTGACGTCTGTTTTCCACCTCTACCACCACAGTTTGTGCTAACACATCATAAGCTGCACGGTTGTATCGAAAGAAGAAAACAGTGAGACATGCAGGAAAGAAAAAAGCCATACTGAAGTTCTTTATTATGGACCTTATTAGTGCactgaaatacataaaacaatattattacagtattgtatgtatgtgtaaattttcttttgaaagcTAATTTCTGCCTTCATTTTCAAGAAAGTATTTCAAACAAAGGATATTCAccaattaatatcatttttttcatttcatcatcTTTTGTTTTGCTTTACATTTTGATAAACTAAATATTTATGGATAAGATTCATTTAGAAATAAGATAAATGTAAGAAGAGAAagcttttaaaaagtaaattgaaAATGAACTAAACATTTGTCTTTATACTGAAGCTGACATGTTAGTAATGGGCAACAACTCTTGTAAAGGTTTTATGTGACATTCTATTGTACTACCCTgttcttttataattttacatttatcattttttatcagACATTAAACTAAGAGGGCCATGACAGCCTTATATTGCTCATCTGTGTTTCTGAGCTTGCTTGGCCATTTTAGTAGAGGATCATGCaagtaaaaatatctttaattattttgaaactagagctgcttttgagaaaagcgcatttctcccacaactgcctaatcatctgaatagttatgtatctgagtcaaccatgcaccaatgacttaaaGTGTGGATACTGGCAGcagtttttggtaattcaagggccataattccgaagtgcttgggccgatttggctagttatcaaacctggccgaggacttattggcaaacacattttgtttaagtttggtgaagatcggatgagaaatgtttgacttaagagtgtggacaagatttgtgacagactgactgacacacagacaggagtaaatcaatatgtttccaaccacagtggtgtggaagacataATAAGGTCAGTGTTTTCTAAcatgaagattttaaaagttttagctACATAAATACGTGTGGGTAATGTGTTGGCGTGAGGGaatgatgacatagaatacttagaggcaatatcaaacaagagggccacaatggccctatatcgctcacctgggtaccattgctcttaatgataagatcaaggtttgacaaagatcacataggcatacacattaaatatcaccaggataaatattttcttgtaacagtcccttttgacctatgggtcacatactagtcagggccaatctccataccaagtttgagggtcctaggctcaaatgctgcattttgtactagcatgactattccttaccctggaagacttaaataatatttaaaacggttaaaccaatctcattagatgctgctgaggtatattcatttacataaaataaagggaggttatttgtcataaattcaatcaaaagttatttaccctgattgtccaagtccatctgatagcataaatgacatttcaaatcagtatcttcactGGTTAGTGAGatacatccattttaatttgaaacaaaggaggtaatttgacataaaatcagtccatagttatctaccctgattttctcagtccaactaatgacaataatggaatttcaaatgagtcctataaatacttaccgagataaatccatttttaataaaatcatgggaggtaatcatgcactgGCATATGCacgtagaagatacagagtaacaacaatatattagaaaagtattcatatcgatataagttcaatcaagagttatctaacatgactatttcttaccatggaagacataaataacatttcaaaccaaccTCATAAGaagaaaagggaggtaatttatcacaaattcagtcaatacatttttgtatgtatcttcactgattgtccaagtcaatctgatggcataaatgaaatttcagatcagtatctttattagttacggagatatacccattttaatttgaaataaagagaggtaatttgacataaaatcagtccatagttatctaccctgattgtctcagtccaactaatgacaataatggaatttcaaatgagtcctataagtacttactgatataaatccattttgattaaaatcagaggaggtaattaggtataaaataactccggaacctttgttggttctgacagattcatcatggaatccaagatttattgttgttgaagatattttgcaagtttgtatcaaatcaaaccataaatgaagtctctatatggctgcaaaagccaaaacagcaaattttggacctttaaggggccataactctggaacacatgatgggatctggccagtttttgaaaggaactgagatattatgccaatacaagttgtgtgcaagtttaattaaagttgattgcaaaatgttgtctctatcgtgttcacaagccaaaaataggaaattttggccctttaaggggcaataactctggaacccttgatgggatctggccagtattcgaagggaaccgagatattatgccaatacaagttgtgtgcaagtttgattaaagttgattgcaaaatgttgtatctatcgtgttcacaagccaaaaacagcaaattttggtcctttaaggggcgataactctggaacccaagacgggatctggccagttttcaaaaggaaccatgatattatgccaatacaagtcaTGTGCAAGTTTTATAacagttgattgcaaaatgtggtctctttcatgttcacaagccaaaaatggtaaattttggccctttaaggggccataactctggaacccatgattgaatctggccagtttttgaaaggaaccgagatgcccatacaagctgtgtgcaagtttgattaaaatcaaatacaaaatgtggtctctatcgtgttcacaagaaaattGTGAatggacagacgacagacgaagggtgatcacaaagctcatcctgtcactatatgacaggtgaggcctaaaaaaaaattctatgtttccggtaacatgcttaaaaaaaatagggtaggtaggtcggaaaaatttttttgggggattttttttttattaagtgagacttttcggaaattatttttatgtcaaaaaatgaatacaaataagggggttatgcttttagagcatcagtaagatgatttctaacatcaccgaacatgtttaaagcataaaaagtgaagttttgcaactttttgttaaaaagatgaaaaaaatattctccgaGGCCATAAAatcatttagggtcgggccaaaaatttagggtaggtcgggataccggaaacaaacaatttttttttatgcctgaGCTAAATATAGTCTTCAGAGAagaatgtatttttaaattttccatacaACCATATACAGGAAATTAGCCCCACCCTTAGGCTGCCAAGTTTTTAACTTACCAAAATGGCTTGAAAGAATTTGGTAAAGAGTCATCCAATGAACTAGCAGTaggtcaaattattttgaaatggaaTCAGGGGTTTGCGGGAAGAAGATAGAAGTTTTGTATATAGTTATGTAGGGAAAATTTGCTCTGGCCCCAGGTGGCCATTTTTTTCCACAAAACAAAGAGTTGGAGGAatttagtagagggtcacccaaagATCATTTTCAAATCAAGCCAGCACTTTCAGAGAAGAGGTTTTTCtgagttttctatatagccatacAGGGGAAACTAGCACCACCCACGGTGGCCaattttcttcaacaaaaagaattgtttgaaggaatttggtagagggtctcTTAAAGAACATCACTGAGATCATTTTGAAATTAGGCAAGCAGTtatagagaagaagattttaaagctttCCATATAGCTATACTGGGAAAACAATGCCCTTCTTTTTTAAGAGACAGAATGATTTGAAAGAACTTGGTAGAGGGTCGCCCAAGGaacatttttgcaatattatttcaaaattgagctatcagtttctgagaagatgatttttaaagttttgcctttcagttgccatggcaaacaaaattctgcatggatgacctagatttaaagaaatttgaaaggggaccacccaagaaaACGTTTCTGTAAATTTGGTTGTCACTGGCATTGTGGTTTAGGAGGacatgttttttaaagaaattctggatgacagacagacaacagaagACGGACATCCAACAATCCTAGCGCTAAAAGCTATATATTCTTGACTATTAAGAACCGTTCTCACAGAATTCTCAGTACAACAGTTTTAAAGAGAACTATTGTGCGtgttattcgacctggcggggctgagttaatctctgacttatgcaaataatggtaatctcataaaacgagcaaaataggtagagcaatataattgtttaattccgtaaccAATAACTAAAATTCAACGTTACATTGGTTACAATGTTAAgtagatggccactgaataagaaatcaggctgccgaatatactacatatcctgcacaataatgcagtggaccgtcgcgaaaccccgccccaccaggtcgattaaaacgcacaATAAAACTTTAATCAGTGTCCACTATTTTCAAATCTACTGAAAAGGAAAGGTGTGCAAAATTTAGAGCTTGAAAGCAAagctgaattttttttctttttattttctaaaaataatttaacatgtGGCGCTTACTTGAAAAATCCTGGATCTGTTGCACCAACAACTAAAATATGTCCATTTCTTATGTTTCTAATTTCAGAAAACGAAACAACACGTAACTGCATGATCTTCTTGCCAGGGGTGGCACCACCTATGGACCCAGCATAGCCCTGTCTCAAACACATTGTCTGAAAAGAATGATTCCATGTAAGTTTGAACTTCAAGTTAAATTTGTAGAAAAACATAAAACTACTGAACCGTAATAGTTTTAACTCCTTTTTAAGTTAATATAGTAAGTTTTAAAACTggtaattttataataataactaTCACTAAAAATTTGCCAAGTCAAGTCCAATGTTATTGTTAAATTAATCTAGAAACTAGCCACCTAAAATGAACACTGGTGTACAAGGGGGTTGACATCTTAATGAGATGATTAAGTACTATCTCTCAAAAACATTACTGCcccttaaaaatacttttttttcaggtaaatttACACATAGTGGGTGATCTTCTGTGAAATATTCAACAAATGACCCCAGTAAGGAGTTTGACATACAAGATTTTCACACACAAGAAGTGCTGATGAACATGTATACGTCTACATCACCATCAGTTTTGAGAAGGCATAAAATTAAACACAGCTGTGCACACAATCACCCGACTGGTGGCATTCTTCAGATAATCCAGATTACATACTTCTGTGTGTTGGGTGGGGGAGAGGGTATGATGAACTGTAACAGTCATCTTTAGATGTTGATATTCACTACTGTGTTTTCACTATTTACATGAACCTACCTCCACCAGGGTTATACACAATCTGTTTACAATTTCAAGAGCTATCAACTCTGAAGTCAAACTGAACATTTTATCATAATCCAGCTCTCCGATGTCAGAAATAAATGGAAACTGGGCATCTATGTCCAAAATGTCCTCATTCCTGAAACAGAATAAAGCCTGTCTGctgtaaaatcatataatttcttGGGCAGAAAATTctgtggttttgaccaaaatgacTATTTAATAGCAATACttattcatggatttcaaattttgaatacagAAAGACCAGGGAGTTTTATTTGTTCTGtgagatttaatttcatggattctCTCAACCCCGTCCCCACAAGTATGAATTATGACATAATGTTACATACATGCACGTGTAGGTTTAGTGAGCAATTAAACAATATCATATTTCTAATGccttaattttatataaatatatttttttttaaatgcattttgttcatTAAGAGACTTATTATTCAAGTTAATCACATATTTTCTGTAACTGATgtcaaatatttgtcaaaggcAGAAATATTTGATCATTATAGTAACCTGATGAAGGTATTCTAAATACCGAAACCGGTAGTTAAATCAAATAACAGTCTTAAACTTTTCTGGTGTTTGGGCATGTTGTTCTCCCCTCCCACCCTTGTACAGCATTATAGTAGAAAGTAGTCCTGAATCCactgttttttattacctccctttatggctcacACTGTATATGTACAACATTTAAAGAAGTGCTTTTCTAATAATGTAATTATGTATAATTGCTATTTGAACAACTTCACTGTATATCATTAAATTATGTTTGTTGTCAATCTTAAGAGTGGACTTTTCAAATTCCACCAATTTACTCAATTCTCATATATATTACTTATACATTCCAAATTATTTCTTCAATTTATTCAAGTTATTACATCGCAttctaaataaaatttcatacatgTAGACAACTGAACTTGCTCTTACATATATCCCATCTGCCTGAGAACTGCTACAGTGACAAGTATCTTGGTGTAAAAGAGAAGTATAAAGTCAAGGAATTCTGCTGTCACCCTTCTCCATAACATCGGTACCTTGTACTGTGTTCCTGCAAGCAAGATATAAACATGTTCCATAGAAACTAATGTTTTCATACTTAATACAGTTTATAAGGAATAAAACTGCATCTAAATTGATCTTTTCTAATTAATCAGCAagcagttttttttcttctattttttcttttgaaacagTGACAATCTCTGGCAACTGAGTCAGGGAAGTGACTCATTATGTCAGTGGTTACAGCACTGCCCTTCCACCTGTGCAACCCAGGTTAGAATTCCACCTCAGGAACTTGtgatttttcgtcataaaattCTATCCTCTACAATTTCTGATACGCTCTTCGAGTTGTACATGTATGATGGGCCAGGGGACTTTTTGGCGAAATGGACTTTCTATGCCAAAATGGCATACATCATCATTAATGATGACTCCTTTGAATAGGGGaagtgttacggtcgcttacgcattGCTTGTTTcgacaataaaatttcatattcggTATGTCTCCAACTAGTCCAAATAATCTGAAGTtagaactgattctgagatattttcacAATAGAGCAGAATCCTTCTCTTTACGTTCAAACCAGtaaagaccttttctgtggtgaaaacaTTTAGGTAAAAACAAGATCAGGCAATACATTTGTATACTTAAACgatgaaattgtaaaacaaaataaaactgaatcattttatgtttttaataaacACTAATAGTAAAAGATGTTAATAAAGCATAAACACTATATGTTTTATTTGGCTACCTCGCTGTTTTTACATGTCCGCCATTTCACTCTTGATGCTGACTGCGGTTATCGATCACGTTACACGAACAGGAGCAGTATAAACTTCAGGGTgcattgtttaaaacagtgacaaactcaCTTTTAGACATTTATTCACAAAAACATCAattgaatggaaggaaaaaatggatattctttctATTATTGGTATCCTAAAATTTCActagtatttttgttttttaatagttaaaatgaGATTTAAAAATCGCCGTGGAAAGTTCACCACAAAAAAGGTCCTTCCTATGTTGTACAtggaggagagatattgacctgtgcaaaaattatcacaatatcgcgactcacgtacaattagttggactagtcTCCAACCAGATTAAGATctatttacaaaattacaaaaaaaggaaTAAAGGCAACAGTTAACTttatgacaacaaattatagctCTTCCCCAGCAATTATCGTACACACTTTTAACAAGGTATATAACAGTCgagtacaaaataaaaaagtggaaaaccacaggtcgccccaacacaacataaacgaaaatgttgctggcTCTGTTTGATccagcctgttcatggacggtagtggaaatgcaagctaccatccacaccctctagccccgggatgagcagaactcaataagcatcagggctccagataatttttttggcctaagagtatttactcatcataatttttgtgaatgagtaaaacgGTAAAATCTGAAACTGACTACGCGTAATtctactcctgaaaatttgtaaatgtgaaaaaagacagaaatcagttttataacattaataatttattgggtgtaacacccatgaatttgtttgcagttcagtcaagtttttgcttcttttttctcccttggcttgCTAAATGGCTTTACACTCCCTACCGAATCCAAcagaatattcaatatacattTAACTATGTTTTGGagatcatttttgttggtttaaggagtagagtgtttgttcactttttacattcTTAAAGAGACATTTCTGTTGTTTACTCCGCAccagaagttgatattttaaatcgacaccgctttaaaatacactaccgtaccatcaatattaattcacaactatttgatttacgcacgcattgagtgtataatatagtttaacctaggtttgtagagtaccattcaatgagtgtttacgttcaatgtgggagaattaatgccaacCTTGCTCTGTTACGTAAAgcatccagatgattcagattttgtttacgctagaaaaaagtcattgcgtgcatttctgtaattaaattcatatacgtttttatacgcttaaaaatttTGAGACATACGTATAGTGTATTGGATTATTTATCTtgtatttcaaagcgtaatttacgctaatacaaatcttatctggagccctgaagCATACACACCCGATCCCTAGCCACTTCCAATGTTTTTTGTTGAATGTTCTGGATATCTCGTCGACAAGTGCCTTTAAATTGAAGCCCTGTTAATTATCTAGACTAAACTAAAAGGGCTGAACAATTTGTTTCAATACTACACATGACAAGTTTTTCATTCAGACATTCATATTAAAATGTGATTCTCATAATATCACTGACCTGGACCAGTGTGTTCTGTATCTTGCGGAATACCAGGATGTATCTGACCAT includes these proteins:
- the LOC123529147 gene encoding protein FAM8A1-like; translated protein: MADQGRENDRNSTNNKEIDENKYRSVHAENNTTTSTLYSQYPSNVYGQGLQHNELQYRNAREYAQVLHCWLWQYRMAAAFSTIQSQMLSSVAQNASATQNIRGPQVNRVANGQIHPGIPQDTEHTGPGTQYKVPMLWRRVTAEFLDFILLFYTKILVTVAVLRQMGYMNEDILDIDAQFPFISDIGELDYDKMFSLTSELIALEIVNRLCITLVETMCLRQGYAGSIGGATPGKKIMQLRVVSFSEIRNIRNGHILVVGATDPGFFNALIRSIIKNFSMAFFFPACLTVFFFRYNRAAYDVLAQTVVVEVENRRHEQAH